The proteins below come from a single Mucilaginibacter mali genomic window:
- a CDS encoding transposase: MEINHSLRIHKQIAKERLNTEKGIKYRKRRPADIEPVFANLKHNHGFRRFLLKGMSKTEVEIGLLSIAHNLRKWKA; encoded by the coding sequence GTGGAGATCAACCACAGCCTTAGAATACACAAGCAGATAGCGAAAGAAAGACTGAATACCGAAAAGGGCATCAAATACCGAAAGCGACGGCCCGCAGATATCGAACCGGTGTTCGCCAACCTGAAGCATAATCACGGCTTCAGGCGATTCCTGCTGAAGGGAATGTCCAAAACCGAGGTCGAAATAGGATTATTATCCATCGCACATAACCTCAGAAAGTGGAAAGCCTGA